DNA sequence from the Oncorhynchus clarkii lewisi isolate Uvic-CL-2024 chromosome 24, UVic_Ocla_1.0, whole genome shotgun sequence genome:
tctcttcccctcccccttccctgctctctccacctcctacttccctgctctccccccttctctcccctcctctcttcccctcccccttccctgctctcccccccttctcctttcccctcccccttccctgctctcccctccttctctctccccctcccctcctctcttcccctaccCCTTCctttccctgctctctccctctcccacttccCCTCCCCTCATTTTCCTTCTTTCTCTTCCCATCtttgtattttctctctctctctctcccccccccccccagaaacagacagacacacagacagaaacagacagagacacggagacagagacacagacagacagaaacagacagagacaaagacacagatagacagaaacagacagaaacagacacagagacacagagacagacagaaacagacacagacagagacagagacacagagacaggaacagacagagacaaagagacagacagaaacagacacagacagagacacagagacacagagacagacagacaggaacagacagagacaaagagacagatagacagagacacagagacagatagacagagacagacagagacacagagacagacagaaacagacagagacacagagacagacagacagaaacagacagacagagacacagagacagatacacagagacacagagacagacagacagaaacagacagagacagagacacagagacagacagacagaaacagacagagacagatagacagaaacagacagagacagacagagacaaagagacagatagacagaaacagactgagacacagagacagaaacagacagacagacagagacaaagagacagatagacagaaacagacagaaacacagtgtAGAGGATGGGTCAGGACTGAAGCCAGATCAGATGGGACAACATCCTGGCCAGCGCTGGCATTCCATCTCCCAACCAGacactgtgtgtctctgtactgtatgtgcaGACAGGCACAGcaccactgtgtctgtgtgtgtgaatgtgcgtcTCACCACACTGAGTTGGCTCCACGAGGTGCGTATGGGTCTGTACTGCACCACGATGCCCTCGTCAGGTTTGGGCTCTCTGGACTGGTCCTCATCAGAGTCATTGTGAAGAGCTTTCTCCTGGTAGTTCTGATACAGTTCCTCCTCTGGGgcacaccacagacagacaggttgggtcacaccacagacagacaggttgggtcacaccacagacagacaggttgggtcacaccacagacagacaggttgggtcacaccacagacagacagacagggtggatcccaccacagacagacagacagggtggatcccaccacagacagacactggttGAGGGCGCATCACAATAGTACAGTCCCCATTGAGAGCAAGACCTCAAACATGTGGACAGAAAATGACAGTCATAAGGAGTTGATAAACACGACTAAGACAGAGATGTGACACTCACCTTCCCTGTCAAAAGTCCTCTGTGTGATCAGTCCTGGCTTCTTATCCGGTCTCTGAGAGACAAGAAGACATTTCAACTATTAACAACAGGCTTAGGATCAGCTCTCCCTGAGCCAGACTTATATTACCATTATGAACTGAGAAATAAGACTGGTCACTAGGTCAGTTACTGTGAGCATAGTCATCACAATATCCTAAATTATGCTTTAATAGCCAAATCTGGTTATGAATGACATTATTGTACCAAGTTGGTTACCTTAACAACGCCTTGGAATTAACCCACGTCTATCCGTCTCCACCCACACCTGTCACCTGCACTCGACCCCTGACCTCTGCACTGACCTGTCAACCTGACCCCGCCTAATTAAAGAGAggtggactggagagagagagagtgtgtgtgtgtgaagtgagtGAGCGAGTGTGTATTGCAATCATTAGCCTGACTTCAACACAAGCGTCTCCTGACAATGTTCCAACTTCAAGCTAACTGTGGACTTGGGTCCCTGACGTGAACTTCAGGAGAACAGTTAATCAAACATGAATCCCTCAGGCAGATGAGTGGTAGTAAACTGTGTGACTGTAAGGTAAGAGACAGTAATATCCAGGCACAACGGGCAAGGCAAGGAGAGAACGCTATTATGACAATTTCCTGGAAAAGAATGAAACGAATACATCTGTTCCTACCTTGTTCTTCTTCCCAGGGCTGGTCGGTGTCTCCTTGACCTCCTGTAGTCCTTTGAGTACAGACTGGGACAGGAGATGGGTCTTTGGGTCTACAGATGGTACTTCCATTTCCACTCCACTCACCACTGCCCTCCTGTACGAGGTAGACCTCAACCCCCTTTTCAGACTCCCAGGGCTCTCATCATGgtctgtcccctctccccctccgtcCGTGGAGAAGAAGGATCCAGTCTCCACCATGCTGACAGCTCGTAGGGCCCGCTTGGTAGGATCCAGGCCCAGCAGACCCCCCAGGCCCTGGCTCTGTACCCCAGCAGGAGAGGCTTTGCTCAGGGACGCCAGCCCTTTGGGGATCAGCTGCTGTGTGCCCATCTTCAGGGCAGCTGCACTGTGGGTGCTGAGGacaatggagggaggaggagagagggagggggcagacATGTCAGCAGGGGAGAGGCTGCGGGGTGTGGAGGGGTCAgaaggggtggaggtggaggtgagggAGGAGATACTGCAGGTGGAGCTGTGAGatggggtaggggtgtggagaCTAGGGGGAGAAGGGCTGGGGTTAGGGGGAGAAGGATGAGGGGTTAAGGGGTGATAGGAAGAAGAGGAGATCAGGTTATGGTGGTGGTTGTTATTGGGGGTGGCAGGGGGAGACGGGTGACTGGAGGAGGCAGTGTCCGGCAGTGAGGAACTTGTTCCAAACACTATCTGGTCTCTGTGAGAGGTGAGGGTGAACGGGCTGGAGAGTCGCTTCAGGGCATCGCGAGGCCGTTTGTCTGACCACACCTTCTCCTTGTTACCGATTTGACCAACACTTCCACCATGGTACGCCTTATTGTCCAATGACGAAAACTTATCCTCCGACTTGAACTTGGACAAGGAGAAACGTCCTTTGGCCAAATGTCCAATGCTGATACTCCTGACAACCCGTGTCCTCCTGGTGGGTTGGTTGAGAACGTGCTTCAGAATGACCGTCCCTCCTCCCGGCGTGGCCACCAGTCGCTCTGCAGGCTGGCTCAGGGTAAAGCCGCACTTGTTGTCCTCTACGGGCAAGTCAGTCATGTGGAGTCTGTCTATCTGGTAGCTGAGGGGCCGGGCCTTCAGCTTGCTGGGACCAGTGTGATTGGCTGATTGCCGCTTCCACAGCGGACTGATGTTATTGTTGGACAGATCCACTTCGTTCCCGCCCTCCATGGCACATCAATCACGATTGTCTTTTGTTTCTCACTGTGGAGCTGGAGTCTCGTCCGACACGACTGGTCACTGTGCAAACATCCCGACCCCACAGAGAACTGCAATAATGCCTGGTTGTAAACACAAAGAGAGAGGTCAAAAACCAAGCGGGAGGGGGAGCAGAGTAAAGTCCTTACTTTTCATTGGTTAGGGCTGTCTGTGAGGTCACGAGTTGGGCCATTCTGCCTTCTCCAGACAGTCGTCAGTCATTCTGCCTTCTCCCGACAGCTCAGTCATTCTGCCTTCTCCCTGCAGTTGTCAGTCATTCTGCCTTCTCCAGACAGTTGTCAGTCATTCTGCCTTCTCTCTACAGTTGTCAGTCATTCTGCCTTCTCCCGACAGTTCTGtcattctgccttctccctacagttctgtcattctgccttctccctacagttctgtcattctgccttctcccgacagttctgtcattctgccttctccctacagttcagtcattctgccttctccctacagttcagtcattctgccttctccctacagttcagtcattctgccttctccctacagttctgtcattctgccttctcccgacagttctgtcattctgccttctccctacagttgtcagtcattctgccttctccctacagttctgtcattctgcctcctCCCTACAGTTC
Encoded proteins:
- the LOC139382930 gene encoding rho guanine nucleotide exchange factor 26-like, whose product is MEGGNEVDLSNNNISPLWKRQSANHTGPSKLKARPLSYQIDRLHMTDLPVEDNKCGFTLSQPAERLVATPGGGTVILKHVLNQPTRRTRVVRSISIGHLAKGRFSLSKFKSEDKFSSLDNKAYHGGSVGQIGNKEKVWSDKRPRDALKRLSSPFTLTSHRDQIVFGTSSSLPDTASSSHPSPPATPNNNHHHNLISSSSYHPLTPHPSPPNPSPSPPSLHTPTPSHSSTCSISSLTSTSTPSDPSTPRSLSPADMSAPSLSPPPSIVLSTHSAAALKMGTQQLIPKGLASLSKASPAGVQSQGLGGLLGLDPTKRALRAVSMVETGSFFSTDGGGEGTDHDESPGSLKRGLRSTSYRRAVVSGVEMEVPSVDPKTHLLSQSVLKGLQEVKETPTSPGKKNKRPDKKPGLITQRTFDREEEELYQNYQEKALHNDSDEDQSREPKPDEGIVVQYRPIRTSWSQLSVVKKSGLKLSQEERKRQEAIFELISSEHSYLHSLEVLIRMFQNSAELSDTMTKTEHHHLFSNITDVCEASKKFFKELEDLHQQNVVIDDISDIVFRHAQSNFDPYITYCSNEVYQQRTLQRLVSKSPVFKEVLTRIEGHPDCRNLPMISFLILPMQRVTRLPLLMDVICQKASKGSSQYEACKKALQSVSKVVRQCNEGARTMERTEMMYTINSQLDFKIKPFPLVSSSRWMVKRGELTAFVEENGIFSKRTSRHQVYFFLFNDVLILTRKKSEDSYAVIDYALRDHIWVGPCQAQDINLSPIRTTAGMLTSRHPGASHLFRLRFRSNHSGDKVPMVLGVELMNERARWITALGQSSNEEKNQDRTNAMQVVVTRTYTAKQPDELSLQVADVVLVSQTVEDGWYEGERLRDGERGWFLSECAEPITCQATIERNVQRMDRLQGLETNV